Proteins from a genomic interval of Salinarchaeum sp. Harcht-Bsk1:
- a CDS encoding methyl-accepting chemotaxis protein encodes MQLHTVVPAAIRRRYGAKVAGWCLLVGLAVGAAHAGVAYWLLAGADGDAVTTDALLTGIAGIGSATAAGLLLLAVVLGRGTGRSLRSLADDAEAIAAGDYQRDVETARIDDLGRAHDAIAELRDGTEARIEELEAERQHVEAARRSLEVDNDELLAEAERFSEVLDACADGDLTRRLDAQTDHEAMAKVAGSVNRMLSELERAVVQVARFAEVVDDASSELQASAQEIGEASDAVSKSVREISEGSSRQTDDLQAAAGQVRELSATIEEVAATTSTIAKEAERVSGLADDGVSTATTAADQMHEAEDHTARVANTIARLNEDAERIAESITLIDDIAQQTNMLALNAAIETARTDQDRTGDNGGFDVVADEVQELSAEIQEAVDEIQETIASLQARATETADEIGAVEHRITAAVDSVDDLEAELVTVSDRVENVSDSVHEIDHVSNDQASTVEALAGLVENVAMVSAETSREADRVADASADVAVEIGEVSAKARSLDSQADRLTDVVGQFDVSTRQQLQSSGEAVPAPSASQDGDD; translated from the coding sequence ATGCAACTCCACACTGTGGTCCCCGCCGCCATCCGACGGCGATACGGCGCGAAGGTCGCTGGCTGGTGCCTCCTCGTCGGGCTCGCCGTCGGCGCAGCGCACGCCGGGGTCGCGTACTGGCTGCTCGCCGGCGCGGACGGCGATGCCGTCACGACCGACGCCCTTCTGACCGGAATCGCCGGGATCGGCAGCGCGACGGCCGCGGGGCTCCTCCTGCTCGCGGTGGTGCTCGGGCGAGGAACCGGTCGCTCGCTCCGTTCGCTCGCCGACGACGCCGAGGCGATCGCCGCGGGCGACTACCAGCGGGACGTCGAGACCGCCAGGATCGACGACCTCGGCCGCGCCCACGACGCGATCGCCGAACTCCGGGACGGGACCGAAGCGCGGATCGAGGAACTGGAAGCCGAACGCCAGCACGTCGAGGCGGCGCGGCGCTCGCTGGAGGTCGACAACGACGAACTGCTCGCGGAGGCCGAGCGCTTCAGCGAGGTGCTCGACGCCTGTGCCGACGGCGACCTTACCCGACGACTGGACGCCCAGACGGACCACGAGGCGATGGCGAAGGTCGCCGGCTCGGTCAACCGGATGCTCTCCGAACTCGAGCGTGCCGTCGTGCAGGTCGCACGCTTCGCCGAGGTCGTCGACGACGCGAGCAGCGAACTCCAGGCCAGCGCCCAGGAGATCGGCGAGGCCAGCGACGCCGTCAGCAAGTCCGTCCGCGAGATCTCGGAGGGCTCCTCGCGCCAGACCGACGACCTCCAGGCGGCCGCCGGGCAAGTGCGGGAACTCTCCGCGACGATCGAGGAGGTCGCGGCGACGACGAGCACGATCGCGAAGGAGGCCGAGCGGGTCTCCGGACTCGCCGACGACGGCGTCTCGACCGCCACCACCGCGGCCGACCAGATGCACGAGGCCGAGGATCACACGGCCCGCGTCGCGAACACGATCGCCCGGCTGAACGAGGACGCCGAGCGCATCGCCGAGTCGATCACCTTGATCGACGACATCGCCCAGCAGACGAACATGCTGGCGCTCAACGCCGCGATCGAGACCGCCCGGACCGACCAGGACCGAACTGGCGACAACGGCGGCTTCGACGTCGTCGCCGACGAGGTCCAGGAGCTCTCCGCGGAGATCCAGGAGGCCGTCGACGAGATCCAGGAGACCATCGCGTCGCTCCAGGCCCGTGCGACGGAGACCGCCGACGAGATCGGCGCCGTCGAGCACCGGATCACCGCGGCCGTCGACTCCGTCGACGACCTCGAGGCCGAACTCGTGACCGTCAGCGACCGGGTCGAGAACGTCAGCGACAGCGTCCACGAGATCGACCACGTCAGCAACGACCAGGCGTCGACCGTCGAGGCGCTCGCAGGACTCGTCGAGAACGTCGCCATGGTCTCCGCCGAGACCTCCCGGGAGGCCGACCGCGTCGCCGACGCCTCCGCGGACGTCGCCGTCGAGATCGGCGAAGTGTCGGCGAAGGCCCGCTCGCTCGACAGCCAGGCCGACCGGCTGACCGACGTCGTCGGGCAGTTCGACGTGTCGACGCGCCAGCAACTCCAGTCCAGCGGCGAGGCCGTGCCCGCGCCGAGCGCGAGTCAGGACGGCGACGACTGA
- the sucD gene encoding succinate--CoA ligase subunit alpha — protein MSVFVDEDTKVIVQGITGGEGKFHAGQMIDYGTNVVAGAVPGRGGQEVHGVPVYDTVERAAKEEDADASVIFVPPAFAGDAMMEALDAPIDLAVAITEGVPTQDMARVRKRLTEVDTNLIGPNCPGIITPGESKLGILPGNIFSEGNVGLVSRSGTLTYQVVDNLTERGLGQSTAIGIGGDPIIGTTFVDALEAFENDPETHAVVMCGEIGGEDEEQAANYIGQYMDTPVVGFIAGRTAPPGKRMGHAGAIVSGSGTGTAQSKIDALNEAGAQVGDTPEQVAEAIEDLV, from the coding sequence ATGAGCGTGTTCGTCGACGAGGATACGAAGGTCATCGTGCAGGGCATCACCGGCGGCGAGGGCAAGTTCCACGCCGGCCAGATGATCGACTACGGCACGAACGTCGTCGCGGGCGCCGTCCCCGGCCGCGGCGGCCAGGAGGTCCACGGCGTCCCCGTCTACGACACCGTCGAGCGAGCCGCAAAGGAGGAAGACGCCGACGCGTCCGTCATCTTCGTGCCGCCGGCGTTCGCCGGTGACGCGATGATGGAGGCCCTCGACGCACCGATCGACCTCGCGGTCGCGATCACGGAGGGCGTCCCGACCCAGGACATGGCGCGGGTCCGCAAGCGCCTGACCGAGGTCGACACGAACCTCATCGGCCCGAACTGTCCCGGGATCATCACCCCCGGCGAGTCCAAACTCGGCATCCTCCCCGGCAACATCTTCTCCGAGGGGAACGTCGGCCTCGTCTCCCGGTCGGGCACCCTCACCTACCAGGTCGTGGACAACCTCACGGAGCGTGGCCTCGGCCAGTCCACCGCCATCGGCATCGGCGGCGACCCGATCATCGGGACGACGTTCGTCGACGCCCTCGAGGCGTTCGAAAACGACCCCGAGACCCACGCCGTCGTCATGTGCGGCGAGATCGGCGGCGAGGACGAGGAGCAGGCCGCCAACTACATCGGCCAGTACATGGACACGCCCGTGGTCGGCTTCATCGCCGGCCGTACCGCCCCGCCGGGCAAGCGCATGGGCCACGCAGGCGCCATCGTCTCCGGGAGCGGCACCGGCACCGCGCAGTCCAAGATCGACGCGCTGAACGAGGCCGGCGCGCAGGTCGGCGACACGCCCGAGCAGGTCGCCGAAGCCATCGAGGACCTGGTGTAG
- the sucC gene encoding ADP-forming succinate--CoA ligase subunit beta, with protein sequence MKLHEFQAKELFADAGIPTPDSQLAATPEEVVAAAEEIGYPVAVKAQVQVGGRGKAGGIELVEDAEEAQAAAESIIGMDLKGIHVDRVLVEAAVDFVNELYVGVTMDRGEGKPVAMVSTRGGVNIEEVAEEDPDAIVREHVDPAFGMHPYQARKAAFEAGVDRDIAIDVAGVLQTLYQLWDDNDGADAEINPLMVTSDDEVVAADAVFNVDEDALFRQPKIAEYEEDTKSDDPLEQKADEYDFDYVRLDGNVGIIGNGAGLVMTTLDLVDHYGGEPANFLDVGGGAKAERIANALDMVFSDDNVDAVVFNIFGGITRGDEVARGINEALGQFDEIPKPVVVRLAGTNWEEGMEILDESLVTVEQTLEDAVQRSVEYAQEVEA encoded by the coding sequence ATGAAACTCCACGAATTCCAGGCGAAGGAGCTCTTCGCCGACGCCGGGATCCCGACGCCGGACTCCCAGCTCGCAGCGACGCCCGAGGAGGTCGTCGCCGCGGCCGAGGAGATCGGCTATCCCGTCGCGGTGAAGGCCCAGGTGCAGGTCGGTGGCCGCGGGAAGGCCGGCGGCATCGAACTCGTCGAAGATGCCGAGGAGGCCCAAGCAGCTGCCGAGTCCATCATCGGGATGGACCTCAAGGGCATCCACGTCGACCGCGTGCTCGTCGAGGCCGCCGTCGACTTCGTCAACGAACTCTACGTCGGCGTGACGATGGACCGCGGCGAGGGCAAGCCCGTCGCGATGGTCTCGACCCGCGGCGGCGTCAACATCGAGGAGGTCGCCGAGGAGGACCCCGACGCGATCGTGCGAGAGCACGTCGACCCCGCCTTCGGCATGCATCCCTACCAGGCCCGGAAGGCCGCCTTCGAGGCCGGCGTCGACCGCGACATCGCGATCGACGTGGCCGGCGTCCTCCAGACGCTCTACCAGCTCTGGGACGACAACGACGGCGCCGACGCGGAGATCAACCCGCTGATGGTCACGAGCGACGACGAGGTCGTCGCCGCGGACGCCGTCTTCAACGTCGACGAGGACGCCCTCTTCCGCCAGCCGAAGATCGCCGAGTACGAGGAGGACACCAAGAGCGACGACCCCCTCGAGCAGAAGGCCGACGAGTACGACTTCGACTACGTCCGCCTCGACGGCAACGTCGGCATCATCGGCAACGGTGCGGGCCTCGTGATGACGACGCTCGACCTCGTCGACCACTACGGCGGCGAGCCCGCGAACTTCCTCGACGTCGGCGGCGGCGCGAAGGCCGAGCGGATCGCCAATGCGCTCGACATGGTCTTCTCCGACGACAACGTCGACGCCGTCGTGTTCAACATCTTCGGCGGCATCACCCGCGGCGACGAGGTCGCCCGCGGCATCAACGAGGCGCTCGGCCAGTTCGACGAGATTCCCAAGCCGGTCGTCGTCCGCCTCGCGGGCACGAACTGGGAGGAGGGCATGGAGATCCTCGACGAGAGCCTCGTCACCGTCGAACAGACGCTCGAGGACGCCGTCCAGCGTTCCGTCGAGTACGCCCAGGAGGTGGAAGCATGA
- a CDS encoding toll/interleukin-1 receptor domain-containing protein, whose translation MAETRVFVSHATADLDVAQNLCSSIRNLPLTVALAGEEVQPGRVRRNLEGQLRNSDLAIALLTDEGAADYWVNQELGYAVAKGLPIIPIVEDDAYLRGYVEGTDGVQYDAENPEVTVFNLLSRVRSELEPIGTLSSPNWYVAFPCNNGQCRAEVQLEIDQLQKDLWQKYEHGKLLRAECPECGASYEFNPATLGFVRSVPPTAE comes from the coding sequence ATGGCGGAAACCCGCGTCTTCGTCTCGCACGCGACGGCCGACCTCGACGTCGCACAGAACCTCTGTTCGTCGATTCGCAACCTGCCGCTGACGGTCGCGCTCGCCGGCGAAGAGGTCCAGCCCGGGCGCGTGCGCCGGAACCTCGAGGGGCAACTCCGGAACAGCGACCTCGCGATCGCGCTCCTGACCGACGAGGGCGCGGCGGACTACTGGGTGAACCAGGAACTCGGCTACGCCGTCGCGAAGGGGCTGCCGATCATCCCGATCGTCGAGGACGACGCCTACCTCCGGGGCTACGTCGAGGGGACGGACGGCGTGCAGTACGACGCGGAGAACCCCGAGGTCACCGTGTTCAACCTCCTCAGCAGGGTTCGTTCGGAACTCGAGCCGATCGGCACGCTGTCCTCCCCGAACTGGTACGTCGCCTTCCCCTGCAACAACGGCCAGTGCCGCGCGGAGGTCCAGCTGGAGATCGACCAGCTCCAGAAGGACCTCTGGCAGAAGTACGAGCACGGGAAGCTGTTGCGTGCGGAGTGTCCGGAGTGTGGCGCCAGCTACGAGTTCAATCCCGCGACGCTCGGGTTCGTTCGAAGCGTTCCACCGACGGCCGAGTGA
- a CDS encoding HEWD family protein: MGTRLRTPEDRTCERCGREETWDEDDGVWRIVREDGERRVGDPYCIHEWDITGEFSPIEEY; this comes from the coding sequence ATGGGCACGAGGCTCCGGACCCCCGAGGATCGGACCTGCGAGCGATGCGGGCGCGAGGAGACCTGGGACGAGGACGACGGCGTCTGGCGAATCGTTCGGGAGGACGGCGAGCGAAGGGTCGGCGATCCCTACTGCATCCACGAGTGGGACATCACCGGGGAGTTCTCGCCGATCGAAGAGTACTGA
- a CDS encoding FAD-dependent oxidoreductase has protein sequence MPDPFVAIGGDAAGLSAASKCKREDPDRDVIVFERGNWVSYAHCGTPYFVKGEVEHLTDLLSLSPDEAEERGIDLRRRHEVTAIDTGEQVVSVEGPDGRFDQPYGDLLIGTGAHAITGPIPGTDLEGVFSLHGLPDAAAIRAMLADPDSFTAADLGGDPYLDEERVARFGDMAPPETVAIVGGGYVGVEMAEAFDAHDVDVRVFQRDVDLIPAFGDAVADEVADALRENGVEVHLDTVVEALESEDGRVSGLTCRDGTTLDLDAVLVGIGIAPNVELVENTPIELGDSGAIRIDDYGRTSVENVYAAGDCAEMEHVVTGESDWVPLGLTANRAGRAIGATVAGDPTDVGGIAGTAMLKAFEMECGRSGIVDHERAREAGFDPISKTITAGSRSGYYPGAKETVVTLTADRETGRLIGGTIAGEDRAAVRIDTVATALEADLTVDEVERLDLGYAPPFSPVWDPVLVGAKVLAGEL, from the coding sequence ATGCCCGATCCCTTCGTCGCGATCGGTGGCGACGCCGCCGGCCTCTCCGCCGCGAGCAAGTGCAAGCGCGAGGATCCCGACCGAGACGTGATCGTCTTCGAGCGGGGGAACTGGGTCTCGTACGCCCACTGTGGCACGCCCTACTTCGTGAAGGGCGAGGTCGAGCACCTCACCGACCTCCTATCGCTCTCCCCGGACGAAGCCGAGGAGCGCGGCATCGACCTTCGACGCCGACACGAGGTCACTGCGATCGACACGGGGGAACAGGTCGTCAGCGTCGAGGGGCCCGACGGACGCTTCGACCAGCCCTACGGCGACCTCCTGATCGGGACCGGCGCCCACGCCATCACCGGACCGATCCCGGGCACGGACCTGGAGGGCGTGTTCTCGCTGCACGGACTCCCCGACGCCGCGGCGATCAGGGCGATGCTCGCCGACCCCGACTCCTTCACCGCTGCGGACCTCGGCGGCGACCCGTACCTCGACGAGGAGCGCGTCGCCCGCTTCGGCGATATGGCACCACCAGAGACGGTCGCGATCGTCGGCGGCGGCTACGTCGGCGTGGAAATGGCGGAGGCCTTCGACGCCCACGACGTCGACGTCCGCGTCTTCCAGCGCGACGTGGACCTGATCCCCGCTTTCGGCGACGCCGTCGCGGACGAAGTGGCCGACGCCCTCCGGGAGAACGGGGTGGAGGTGCACCTCGATACGGTCGTCGAGGCGCTCGAGAGCGAGGACGGTCGAGTGAGTGGCCTGACCTGCAGGGACGGGACCACGCTCGACCTCGACGCGGTTCTGGTCGGCATCGGCATCGCGCCCAACGTCGAACTCGTCGAGAACACACCGATCGAACTGGGCGACAGCGGTGCGATCCGAATCGACGACTACGGCCGCACCTCCGTCGAGAACGTGTACGCCGCCGGTGACTGCGCGGAGATGGAACACGTCGTCACCGGCGAGTCGGATTGGGTCCCACTCGGGCTGACGGCCAATCGCGCGGGTCGTGCGATCGGCGCGACGGTCGCGGGCGATCCCACCGACGTCGGCGGCATCGCCGGCACGGCGATGCTCAAGGCCTTCGAGATGGAGTGCGGTCGCTCTGGCATCGTCGATCACGAGCGAGCACGCGAGGCCGGGTTCGATCCGATCTCGAAGACGATCACCGCAGGTTCTCGATCGGGCTACTATCCGGGCGCGAAAGAGACGGTCGTCACCCTCACTGCCGATCGGGAAACGGGCCGGCTCATTGGCGGTACGATCGCAGGGGAAGACCGCGCTGCCGTGCGGATCGACACCGTCGCGACGGCGCTGGAGGCCGACTTGACGGTGGACGAAGTCGAGCGCCTCGACCTGGGCTACGCGCCGCCGTTCAGTCCGGTCTGGGACCCGGTGCTCGTTGGCGCAAAGGTGCTCGCGGGCGAGCTATAG
- a CDS encoding helix-turn-helix domain-containing protein produces the protein MTVIAHLRIPADSFELGRILELESGTTAELENMVPLGERAVPFFSVSEEVRADFEANVQDHPSVDRIVEVTRHEEERLYSLDWNVGRDVFFQGIVELDGQLLSAAGTAGTWEFEIRFPTHETLSEFQDYCASAHIDLEVGRIYNPTRPGTGIWYGLTAAQRDTLMRAVHGGYYSIPREMSTQDLAEQLGISDQAVTERLRRAIVGLVQNTLIAMEEDSEERFVPVE, from the coding sequence ATGACCGTCATCGCTCACCTCAGAATCCCTGCCGACTCCTTCGAACTCGGGCGCATCCTCGAGCTCGAGAGTGGGACCACCGCGGAACTGGAGAACATGGTCCCGCTCGGTGAGCGGGCGGTCCCCTTCTTCTCGGTCAGCGAGGAAGTCAGGGCGGACTTCGAAGCGAACGTTCAGGACCATCCCTCCGTCGATCGCATCGTGGAGGTGACGCGCCACGAGGAGGAGCGGCTCTACTCGCTCGACTGGAACGTCGGCCGCGACGTCTTCTTCCAGGGAATCGTCGAACTCGACGGTCAACTCCTGAGCGCTGCGGGCACGGCTGGCACCTGGGAGTTCGAGATCCGCTTCCCCACCCACGAGACCCTCAGCGAGTTCCAGGACTACTGCGCCAGCGCTCACATCGACCTCGAGGTCGGACGCATCTACAATCCGACGCGCCCGGGGACCGGGATCTGGTACGGGTTGACCGCGGCCCAGCGCGACACGCTCATGCGGGCGGTCCATGGCGGTTACTACTCTATCCCCCGCGAGATGTCGACGCAGGACCTGGCCGAGCAACTGGGCATCTCGGACCAGGCGGTCACCGAGCGATTGCGACGGGCGATCGTCGGTCTCGTCCAGAACACGCTCATCGCCATGGAGGAAGACTCCGAGGAGCGCTTCGTCCCGGTCGAGTGA
- a CDS encoding ArsR family transcriptional regulator, with protein MTDVRTFETALGALGHTYRRRVLTALLERNPLDATDPSFVDGAFGQSTDGFVDPERARIAIHHTHLPKLEADGYVEWNPEDETIVKGPNWEEIAPLVELLSENEDEFPMQWA; from the coding sequence GTGACCGATGTGAGAACTTTCGAAACCGCACTCGGTGCGCTGGGGCACACCTATCGACGCCGCGTGCTGACGGCCCTCCTCGAGCGGAACCCACTCGACGCGACGGATCCCTCGTTCGTCGACGGCGCGTTCGGGCAGTCGACCGACGGCTTCGTGGATCCCGAGCGCGCGAGGATCGCGATCCACCACACGCACCTCCCGAAACTCGAGGCGGACGGCTACGTCGAGTGGAACCCGGAGGACGAGACGATCGTCAAGGGACCGAACTGGGAGGAAATTGCACCCCTCGTGGAGTTGCTCAGCGAGAACGAAGACGAGTTTCCGATGCAGTGGGCCTGA
- a CDS encoding 50S ribosomal protein L11 — translation MAGTIDVLVPGGQANPGPPLGPELGPTPVDVQAVVQEINDQTEAFDGTEVPVTVEYEDDGSFEIEVGVPPTAELIKDEAGFDTGSGTPQSEFVADISVDQVKQIAQQKLTDLLAYDEKNAAKEVVGTCTSLGVTIEGENPREFKKKIDEGEYDDVFAEEAAA, via the coding sequence ATGGCTGGAACTATCGACGTGCTGGTCCCTGGCGGCCAGGCGAATCCGGGCCCGCCGCTCGGGCCGGAACTCGGCCCGACGCCGGTCGACGTTCAGGCGGTCGTGCAGGAGATCAACGACCAGACCGAGGCATTCGACGGCACCGAAGTCCCCGTCACCGTCGAGTACGAGGACGACGGCTCCTTCGAGATCGAGGTCGGCGTCCCGCCGACGGCGGAACTGATCAAGGACGAGGCCGGCTTCGACACCGGCTCCGGCACCCCGCAGTCCGAGTTCGTCGCCGACATCAGCGTCGACCAGGTCAAGCAGATCGCCCAGCAGAAGCTCACCGACCTGCTGGCGTACGACGAGAAGAACGCCGCGAAGGAAGTCGTCGGGACCTGCACCTCGCTGGGCGTCACCATCGAGGGCGAGAACCCCCGCGAGTTCAAGAAGAAGATCGACGAGGGCGAGTACGACGACGTCTTCGCCGAAGAAGCCGCAGCGTAG
- a CDS encoding helix-turn-helix domain-containing protein produces the protein MAVVESEARRAMCSEIESPTAKLVYLSLAEQGRASVQELQDRLGEPRITLYGVLDSLVDCGVVEVDRGSGGSVYAPA, from the coding sequence ATGGCAGTCGTGGAATCCGAGGCCCGCCGCGCGATGTGTTCCGAAATCGAGTCGCCGACAGCCAAGCTGGTCTACCTGTCGCTGGCCGAGCAGGGTCGCGCATCGGTCCAGGAGCTACAGGACCGGCTCGGCGAGCCACGCATCACGCTCTACGGGGTGCTCGACTCCCTCGTCGACTGTGGCGTCGTCGAGGTCGACCGCGGATCCGGCGGCTCCGTCTACGCGCCGGCCTGA
- a CDS encoding HD domain-containing protein — MSEQVEHGDGGHRYDPDAEHAFPDGRVNDVLEMLESDEEVQAYLEAQNVNPVKRKRYNDHGTKHVQIVRHRALCLYDLLKDAGVEFNGAADQGLDEADEAVIVALAATLHDIGHVVHRDEHPYYSIPLAADLLDQFLPQFYDVGDAVRVKGETLHAILTHHTEEEPLTLEAGVIRVADALDMERGRSRIPYETGGRGINTISSRAIKQVSLMPGEEAAVLVEIQMTSAAGVYQVDNLLKAKLQNSGLEEHVRIVAISAQSEEDDQLVERIEL; from the coding sequence ATGAGCGAGCAGGTCGAGCACGGAGACGGTGGTCACAGGTACGATCCGGACGCCGAGCACGCCTTTCCGGACGGGCGCGTCAACGACGTCCTGGAGATGCTGGAGAGCGACGAGGAGGTCCAGGCGTATCTCGAAGCCCAGAACGTCAACCCGGTCAAGCGCAAGCGGTACAACGATCACGGCACCAAGCACGTCCAGATCGTTCGCCACCGCGCGCTCTGTCTCTACGACCTGCTGAAGGACGCCGGCGTCGAGTTCAACGGCGCCGCAGACCAGGGCCTCGACGAGGCCGACGAGGCGGTGATCGTCGCGCTCGCCGCGACGCTGCACGACATCGGTCACGTCGTCCACCGCGACGAACATCCGTACTACTCGATCCCGCTGGCGGCGGACCTCCTCGACCAGTTCCTCCCGCAGTTCTACGACGTGGGGGACGCCGTCCGCGTCAAAGGGGAGACCCTGCACGCGATCCTCACTCACCACACTGAGGAGGAGCCCCTCACGCTCGAAGCGGGCGTGATCCGCGTCGCCGATGCGCTGGACATGGAACGCGGGCGCTCCCGGATTCCCTACGAGACCGGCGGCCGCGGGATCAACACGATCTCCAGTCGCGCGATCAAGCAGGTCTCCCTGATGCCCGGCGAGGAAGCGGCGGTGCTCGTCGAGATCCAGATGACCAGCGCCGCCGGCGTCTACCAGGTCGACAACCTGCTGAAAGCGAAACTCCAGAACTCCGGGCTCGAAGAACACGTCCGCATCGTCGCGATCAGCGCGCAGAGTGAGGAGGACGATCAGCTGGTCGAGCGGATCGAGCTGTAA
- a CDS encoding redoxin domain-containing protein produces MPADGDVAPEFTAPLATGDIESFSLSDALEHGPVVLAFFPGAFTSVCSHEISAFDDRLGEFEDAGAQVVGVSRDTPFSLNEFRQELGVAVDLASDLNRDAIEEYGIEMDFDELGVYGVAKRSVFVVDTDGEIAYEWVSDDPGVEPDYDEVLAAVEDLD; encoded by the coding sequence ATGCCAGCAGACGGCGACGTAGCCCCCGAGTTTACAGCACCGCTCGCAACCGGCGACATCGAATCGTTCTCCCTGTCCGACGCCCTGGAGCACGGTCCGGTCGTCCTCGCCTTCTTCCCCGGCGCGTTCACGAGCGTCTGCAGTCACGAGATCAGCGCCTTCGACGACCGCCTCGGAGAGTTCGAGGACGCCGGCGCACAGGTCGTCGGCGTCAGTCGCGACACGCCGTTCTCGCTGAACGAGTTCCGCCAGGAACTCGGCGTCGCGGTCGACCTCGCGAGCGACCTGAACCGCGACGCCATCGAGGAGTACGGGATCGAGATGGACTTCGACGAACTGGGCGTCTACGGCGTCGCGAAGCGCTCCGTGTTCGTCGTCGACACCGACGGCGAGATCGCGTACGAGTGGGTCTCCGACGACCCCGGCGTCGAACCCGACTACGACGAGGTCCTGGCGGCCGTCGAGGACCTGGACTGA
- a CDS encoding MarR family transcriptional regulator, which produces MDRPALHGKRLLAAAVFVAATLVLAVQLINPSPVVVSVGENGAQTDELGQYFTYSDVGTIAGAALLVGATGTYILTGPTAARSEPSARQSGSTDSRGVTAPATPADGVVEDGGSTAATFSVEQQEREEWETAHEGLYGNEKTVYGVVLDADGKLPQRDIVERTDLSKATVSRTLDTLESKRLVERKRRGMGNVVVLQ; this is translated from the coding sequence ATGGATCGGCCGGCCCTCCACGGCAAGCGATTGCTGGCTGCAGCGGTGTTCGTCGCCGCAACCCTCGTGCTTGCCGTCCAGTTGATCAACCCCTCGCCAGTGGTGGTCTCCGTCGGGGAGAACGGCGCCCAGACCGACGAGCTGGGCCAGTATTTCACCTACTCCGACGTCGGAACGATCGCCGGCGCCGCGCTCCTCGTGGGAGCGACCGGCACGTACATCCTTACGGGCCCGACTGCAGCGCGGTCCGAACCGTCGGCGCGCCAGTCCGGCTCGACCGACTCACGCGGGGTGACAGCTCCGGCGACCCCCGCGGACGGAGTGGTCGAGGACGGGGGCAGCACGGCGGCGACTTTCTCCGTCGAGCAGCAAGAACGCGAGGAATGGGAAACGGCGCACGAGGGGCTCTACGGTAACGAGAAGACCGTCTACGGCGTGGTCCTCGACGCCGACGGGAAGCTCCCACAACGAGACATCGTGGAGAGGACGGATCTCTCGAAGGCGACCGTCAGCCGGACGTTGGATACCCTCGAGAGCAAGCGACTGGTCGAACGGAAACGCCGCGGGATGGGGAACGTCGTCGTCTTGCAGTAA